A portion of the Bifidobacterium lemurum genome contains these proteins:
- a CDS encoding ABC transporter permease: MFSITLKLMKKSARMLIPAGIAILIGTAFIAATFLFGNAMDSSLRNQLTAQLGGANYFASPKSDRSEAEMESLYSMTVADLQLDRIRAIDGVNDVRADVSVTMQANHGSKHASILAVGTAKEATILPVDITEGGQPIDNNEIALPQSVADQLGVRVGDTITVDGGDQRTQSDELDVRVVGLTDDPNGAFSYYGGAAVVSNNVIAAVWGYDDFSQINASMLMLDLDETKADVALADIAELLPSALTTESRQSYSDRAMENLTNNGTDITTMFLLGFGVLAMLVAALVIANTFQVLVAQRRRTLALLRTIGAKKGQLYASVLFEAGVLGFVASLLGIALGIGLMAVVCHSNAMNVLIGTKAELVITWPVFAVPLAFGIVMTVLASLGSARTATSVTPLEALRPIELTDTRRSSMARGLLGGLMVVAGTAMTVAALWQMHGLLAASSEMDDGYTPVLLLAIAGCALVFVGMVVTAVFWLPLLIKAFGALVSLAGPSAKVAHANIQKNPRRVAATGAALLIGVTLVSTIVTGAASGKQTMDETLSTRYSTDVVATGDISQSTREAIAKVEGVASVVYAPTSTGTITDANGHETTVLLVGVESEAQVADVVRADLSDAVIDEHTALMPEYSSAGTHLVFDGGQHIELTDEEGATTGTTLDLDITQSDYRRVSSMYGAVAFVSDALFGDGDITEQGHMTLMRIEEGDRSLNDIFTELQNVLSDEAGVSLTGPVAERTQWNGIIDSMMAMLVGLLAVAVLIALIGVANTLSLSVIERTRESATLRAIGMTRGQLRRSLAVEALLISVVSGVAGIALGTLFGWAGSYMVFSIVGETVFPFDWATNGIVLLVAAVAALLASVFPARRAVKTPPVEALAEA, translated from the coding sequence ATGTTTTCCATTACTTTGAAACTTATGAAGAAAAGCGCGAGGATGCTCATCCCCGCGGGCATCGCAATCCTCATCGGCACCGCGTTCATCGCGGCGACCTTCCTGTTCGGCAACGCGATGGACTCCTCACTGCGCAACCAGCTGACCGCGCAGCTCGGCGGCGCGAACTATTTCGCCAGTCCTAAAAGCGATCGAAGCGAAGCCGAAATGGAGTCGCTGTATTCCATGACGGTCGCCGACCTGCAACTCGACCGCATCCGCGCCATCGACGGCGTCAACGACGTGCGTGCGGACGTCTCCGTGACCATGCAGGCCAACCACGGCTCCAAACACGCCTCCATCCTCGCGGTCGGCACCGCCAAGGAGGCCACAATCCTGCCGGTCGACATCACGGAGGGCGGCCAGCCCATCGACAACAACGAGATCGCCCTGCCTCAGTCCGTGGCCGACCAGCTCGGCGTGCGCGTCGGCGACACCATCACCGTCGACGGCGGCGACCAACGCACCCAGTCCGACGAACTCGACGTGCGCGTGGTGGGATTGACCGACGATCCCAACGGCGCGTTCTCCTATTACGGCGGCGCGGCCGTGGTTTCGAACAACGTGATCGCCGCCGTATGGGGATACGACGACTTCTCCCAAATCAACGCCTCCATGCTGATGCTCGACCTTGACGAGACGAAAGCCGACGTCGCGCTCGCCGACATCGCCGAGCTGCTGCCCTCGGCGTTGACCACCGAATCCCGCCAGTCGTACTCCGACCGGGCCATGGAGAACCTGACCAACAACGGCACCGACATCACCACCATGTTCCTGCTCGGCTTCGGCGTGCTCGCCATGCTCGTCGCCGCGCTGGTCATCGCCAACACCTTCCAGGTACTCGTGGCCCAACGCCGCCGCACGCTCGCCCTCCTGCGCACCATCGGTGCGAAGAAGGGGCAATTGTACGCCTCCGTGCTGTTCGAAGCCGGCGTGTTGGGATTCGTCGCCTCGCTGTTGGGCATCGCGCTCGGCATCGGCTTGATGGCGGTGGTATGCCATTCCAATGCGATGAACGTTCTGATCGGCACGAAGGCCGAACTGGTGATCACCTGGCCCGTGTTCGCCGTGCCGCTGGCCTTCGGCATCGTCATGACCGTCCTCGCCTCGCTCGGCTCCGCCCGCACCGCCACCTCCGTCACCCCATTGGAGGCGCTGCGGCCGATCGAACTGACCGACACGCGCCGCTCCAGCATGGCGCGCGGTCTGCTCGGCGGACTGATGGTGGTCGCCGGCACCGCCATGACCGTGGCCGCATTGTGGCAGATGCACGGACTGCTGGCCGCCTCAAGCGAGATGGATGACGGCTACACGCCGGTGTTGCTGCTCGCCATCGCCGGCTGCGCGCTGGTGTTCGTCGGCATGGTGGTCACCGCCGTGTTCTGGCTGCCGCTGCTCATCAAAGCCTTCGGCGCGCTCGTCTCGCTTGCCGGCCCTTCGGCCAAGGTCGCGCACGCGAACATCCAGAAGAACCCGCGTCGCGTCGCCGCCACCGGTGCCGCGCTGCTCATCGGCGTGACGCTCGTCTCCACCATCGTCACCGGCGCGGCCAGCGGCAAACAGACCATGGACGAGACGCTCTCCACCCGCTATTCGACCGATGTGGTCGCCACCGGCGACATCAGTCAGAGCACGCGCGAGGCCATCGCCAAGGTCGAAGGCGTGGCGAGCGTCGTCTACGCGCCCACCTCCACCGGAACCATAACGGACGCGAACGGCCATGAGACGACCGTGCTGCTCGTCGGCGTCGAAAGCGAAGCGCAGGTCGCGGACGTGGTGCGCGCCGACCTGTCCGACGCCGTCATCGACGAACATACGGCGCTGATGCCCGAATACTCGTCGGCCGGGACCCACCTCGTCTTCGACGGCGGCCAGCATATCGAACTGACCGACGAGGAAGGCGCGACGACCGGAACCACGCTGGACCTCGACATCACGCAAAGCGACTACCGGCGCGTCTCCAGCATGTACGGCGCGGTCGCGTTCGTCAGCGACGCCCTGTTCGGCGACGGCGACATCACCGAACAGGGGCATATGACGCTGATGCGCATCGAAGAGGGGGACCGCTCCCTCAACGACATCTTCACCGAACTGCAGAACGTCCTGTCCGACGAGGCGGGCGTGAGCTTGACCGGGCCGGTCGCCGAACGCACGCAATGGAACGGCATCATCGACTCGATGATGGCCATGCTCGTCGGACTGCTCGCCGTGGCCGTGCTCATCGCCCTGATCGGCGTGGCCAACACGTTGAGCCTGTCGGTGATCGAACGCACCCGCGAATCCGCGACCCTGCGCGCCATCGGCATGACTCGCGGCCAGCTGCGGCGCTCGCTCGCCGTCGAAGCCTTGCTCATCTCCGTGGTCTCCGGCGTGGCCGGCATCGCGCTCGGCACCCTGTTCGGCTGGGCCGGATCCTACATGGTGTTCAGCATCGTCGGCGAAACCGTGTTCCCCTTCGACTGGGCCACCAACGGCATCGTCCTGCTTGTCGCCGCAGTCGCCGCCCTGCTCGCCAGCGTCTTCCCCGCCCGCCGAGCCGTCAAAACGCCGCCGGTCGAAGCTCTGGCCGAAGCCTGA
- a CDS encoding ABC transporter ATP-binding protein, giving the protein MTSQTRMAYPTAIEAIDLVKDYGRGENTVHALRGVNVRFEKGRFTAIMGPSGSGKSTLMHTLAGLDSATDGHIMFNGADITAMTDNQLTLLRRKKIGFIFQSFNLLPMFTAEQNILMPLTLAGDKPDRAWFRQLVRTLGLEQRLNHRPNELSGGQQQRVAIARALISKPALVFADEPTGNLDSVSSAEVLGFLKQSVKELDQTIIMVTHDAVAASYADRAIVFADGRIVADEANPTAEVMNELLMAERDRATRQAAAEAEAMPTASGPRHRR; this is encoded by the coding sequence ATGACTTCGCAAACCAGAATGGCCTATCCCACGGCCATCGAGGCGATCGACCTCGTCAAGGACTACGGGCGCGGCGAGAACACCGTGCATGCCCTGCGCGGCGTGAACGTGCGCTTCGAAAAAGGGCGGTTCACGGCCATCATGGGGCCGTCGGGATCCGGCAAATCCACGCTGATGCACACGCTCGCCGGACTCGACTCCGCCACCGACGGCCACATCATGTTCAACGGCGCCGACATCACCGCCATGACCGACAACCAGCTCACCCTGCTGCGGCGCAAGAAGATCGGCTTCATCTTCCAAAGCTTCAACCTGCTGCCCATGTTCACCGCGGAGCAGAACATCCTCATGCCGCTCACGCTCGCCGGCGACAAGCCCGACCGCGCCTGGTTCCGCCAGTTGGTGCGCACGCTCGGACTCGAACAGCGCCTGAACCATCGTCCGAACGAACTGTCCGGCGGACAGCAGCAGCGCGTCGCCATCGCCCGCGCGCTGATCTCCAAGCCGGCGCTGGTGTTCGCCGACGAGCCGACCGGCAACCTCGACTCCGTCTCCAGCGCGGAGGTGCTGGGATTCCTGAAGCAATCCGTCAAGGAGCTCGACCAGACGATCATCATGGTCACGCATGACGCGGTCGCCGCATCCTACGCGGACCGCGCCATCGTGTTCGCCGACGGACGCATCGTGGCCGACGAGGCCAATCCGACCGCCGAAGTGATGAACGAACTGCTGATGGCCGAACGCGACCGCGCCACCCGCCAGGCCGCCGCCGAAGCGGAAGCCATGCCCACGGCCTCCGGTCCGCGTCACCGCCGCTGA
- a CDS encoding O-acetylhomoserine aminocarboxypropyltransferase/cysteine synthase family protein encodes MAEKNANYRFETLQLHVGQEQADPATDARAVPIYQTTSYVFHNFDHAEARFGLADAGNIYGRLTNSTQGVFEDRIAALEGGTAGLAVASGAAAVEYAVRNITQSGDHIVSAKNIYGGTYNLLRHTLRRDGITTTFVDTDDPAEFENAIQENTKLVYFETFGNPNADLPDFEAITEIAHRHNLPVVVDNTFATPYLFRPLEHGADIVVESATKFIGGHGTTLGGVIVEGGKFDWAAVPGKFPTLTEPDPSYHGLNFYEALGGAAFVTRVRAILLRDTGATLSPFSAFLLLQGVETLSLRVERHVENALKVVEYLRTVPEVESVSHPSIEGRKDHELYKKYFPNGGGSIFTFDIKGGKDAARVFIDNLHLFSLLANVADAKSLVIHPASTTHSQETLEELEDQGIHQGTIRLSIGIENIEDILDDLKGAFAALRESGLAK; translated from the coding sequence ATGGCTGAGAAGAACGCGAACTACCGTTTCGAAACCCTGCAGCTGCACGTCGGCCAGGAGCAGGCCGACCCGGCGACCGACGCGCGCGCCGTGCCGATCTACCAGACCACCAGCTACGTCTTCCACAACTTCGACCACGCCGAGGCGCGCTTCGGTCTGGCTGACGCCGGCAACATCTACGGACGCCTGACCAACTCCACCCAGGGCGTGTTCGAGGACCGCATCGCTGCCCTCGAAGGCGGCACCGCCGGCCTGGCCGTCGCATCGGGCGCCGCGGCCGTCGAATACGCGGTGCGCAACATCACCCAGTCCGGCGACCACATCGTCTCCGCCAAGAACATCTACGGCGGCACCTACAACCTGCTGCGCCACACGCTGCGCCGCGACGGCATCACCACCACCTTCGTGGACACCGACGATCCGGCCGAGTTCGAGAACGCCATCCAGGAGAACACCAAGCTCGTCTACTTCGAGACCTTCGGCAACCCGAACGCCGACCTGCCCGACTTCGAGGCCATCACCGAAATCGCGCACAGGCACAACCTGCCGGTGGTCGTCGACAACACCTTCGCCACCCCGTACCTGTTCCGTCCGCTGGAGCACGGCGCGGACATCGTGGTGGAGTCCGCCACCAAGTTCATCGGCGGCCACGGCACCACGCTGGGCGGCGTGATCGTCGAAGGCGGCAAGTTCGATTGGGCGGCCGTGCCGGGCAAGTTCCCGACGCTGACCGAACCGGACCCCTCCTACCATGGTCTGAACTTCTATGAGGCGCTGGGCGGGGCCGCGTTCGTGACCCGCGTGCGCGCCATCCTGCTGCGCGACACCGGCGCCACCCTGAGCCCGTTCTCCGCGTTCCTGCTGCTGCAGGGCGTCGAAACGCTGTCCCTGCGCGTCGAACGCCATGTCGAAAACGCGCTCAAGGTCGTCGAGTATCTGCGGACCGTGCCCGAGGTCGAATCCGTCTCGCACCCCTCGATCGAAGGCCGCAAGGACCACGAGCTGTACAAGAAGTACTTCCCGAACGGCGGCGGCTCGATCTTCACCTTCGACATCAAGGGCGGCAAGGACGCGGCGCGCGTGTTCATCGACAACCTGCACCTGTTCTCCCTGCTGGCCAACGTGGCCGACGCGAAGAGCCTCGTGATCCACCCGGCCTCCACCACGCACTCGCAGGAGACGCTGGAGGAGCTCGAGGACCAGGGCATCCACCAGGGCACCATCCGCCTGTCCATCGGCATCGAGAACATCGAGGACATCCTCGACGATCTGAAGGGCGCGTTCGCCGCATTGCGCGAATCCGGCCTGGCCAAGTGA
- a CDS encoding pyridoxamine kinase, with protein sequence MTDVTLFDRDPHYIPRVAAVHDMCGYGKCSLTAAIPILSAAGCDVCPVPTALFSAHTMYADYTFHDTTEILDGYLDAWRKENVELDGVYSGFLGSAEQVALIQRLYREYPGALRLVDPVMGDGGKMYPTYTEELCRAMGALADGADVLMPNLTEASILTGRDYPGQNLTDAEAEDWLDALLALGAKNAVLKGVDREDGTLRNFVASAETGAAAKVELVHEKLPYMIHGTGDAFASALCGAVMAGRPLGESARIAGEFVRHAMESTRNQPRFEERGVSFELNLGELTGLVK encoded by the coding sequence ATGACCGACGTCACCCTGTTCGACCGCGACCCGCATTACATTCCGCGCGTGGCCGCCGTGCATGATATGTGCGGCTACGGCAAGTGCTCGCTGACCGCCGCGATTCCGATCCTGTCGGCCGCGGGCTGCGACGTGTGCCCGGTGCCCACCGCCCTGTTCTCCGCGCATACGATGTACGCCGACTACACCTTCCACGACACCACCGAGATCCTCGACGGCTATCTCGACGCGTGGCGCAAGGAGAACGTCGAGCTCGACGGCGTCTATTCGGGTTTTCTCGGATCCGCCGAACAGGTGGCGTTGATCCAGCGCCTCTACCGCGAGTATCCCGGCGCGCTGCGTCTGGTCGATCCGGTGATGGGCGACGGCGGCAAGATGTATCCGACCTACACCGAGGAGCTGTGCCGGGCGATGGGCGCGCTGGCCGACGGCGCGGACGTGCTGATGCCGAATCTGACCGAGGCGAGCATTCTGACCGGCCGCGACTATCCGGGCCAGAACCTCACCGACGCCGAGGCCGAGGATTGGCTGGACGCGTTGCTGGCTTTGGGCGCGAAGAACGCGGTCTTGAAGGGCGTCGACCGTGAAGACGGCACGCTGCGCAACTTCGTGGCTTCGGCCGAAACCGGCGCGGCCGCGAAGGTCGAACTTGTGCATGAGAAGCTGCCGTATATGATCCACGGCACCGGCGACGCGTTCGCTTCAGCCCTGTGCGGCGCGGTGATGGCGGGACGTCCGCTGGGAGAGTCCGCGAGGATCGCCGGCGAGTTCGTGCGCCATGCGATGGAAAGCACCCGCAACCAGCCGCGTTTCGAGGAGCGCGGCGTGAGCTTCGAACTCAATCTGGGCGAGCTGACCGGATTGGTCAAGTAG
- a CDS encoding YraN family protein produces the protein METSAAGESALPDLAMRLCDRRLTAKQFGAAGEDYAVAWLRSHDWTILDRNWQTRHGELDIVAMDPRHVIAFVEVKTRRSLHYGLPQEAVTHDKQQHLRHAAVEWLMEPTHRIAHHGVRFDVITIVPRGHRPVINHIINAF, from the coding sequence ATGGAAACATCCGCCGCGGGTGAGAGCGCGCTGCCGGACCTCGCCATGCGGCTGTGCGACCGCCGACTCACCGCCAAACAGTTCGGCGCGGCAGGTGAGGATTACGCGGTCGCATGGCTGCGTTCGCACGACTGGACGATACTCGACCGCAATTGGCAGACGCGTCACGGCGAACTTGACATCGTGGCGATGGATCCGCGCCATGTCATCGCCTTCGTCGAAGTCAAAACCCGACGCTCCCTGCACTACGGGCTGCCCCAAGAGGCGGTCACGCACGACAAACAGCAGCATCTGCGCCACGCCGCCGTCGAATGGCTGATGGAGCCGACGCATCGCATCGCGCATCACGGCGTGCGTTTCGACGTCATCACCATCGTGCCTCGCGGGCACAGACCCGTGATCAATCACATCATCAACGCGTTCTAA